One segment of Rhipicephalus sanguineus isolate Rsan-2018 chromosome 6, BIME_Rsan_1.4, whole genome shotgun sequence DNA contains the following:
- the LOC119396966 gene encoding adenosine receptor A2a yields the protein MTMESNRTVCNPAKYRVSSIVWVAGIQCSLAVVALLGNLLVIVSVCRCTRLRTITNYFVLSLACADLLVALNVPFYDAFYFFEDLSCHRRLCMLRYWFATYSTACSSFSHLGVAVDRYVSVVHGISYHRLMRYRLAAGYIVCVWISCLLYSLLPYMGIGDNEDYPLGLDAVHVVCDLSYVYSRIYILVTVGISTVGTTLTLVLYFFVFRASWKHLKAVASTSDVHQRVKQEARTACTMALVLTVCILGVLPYSIIVLIPFFADLSTSLQVHVKPYVICLFFGKSSVNPVIYGWKAKDFRAAFREFLCPRKLNGARPT from the coding sequence ATGACCATGGAGTCAAACCGCACGGTCTGCAACCCTGCCAAGTACAGGGTCAGCAGTATCGTCTGGGTGGCCGGCATCCAGTGCAGCCTGGCAGTGGTCGCCCTCCTTGGTAACCTTCTCGTCATCGTGTCCGTGTGCCGATGCACCCGACTTCGCACCATCACCAATTACTTCGTGCTGAGTCTCGCCTGTGCCGACCTGCTCGTCGCACTCAATGTCCCTTTCTACGACGCCTTCTACTTTTTCGAGGATCTGTCGTGCCATCGCAGGCTTTGCATGCTGCGCTACTGGTTCGCCACGTATTCGACCGCCTGTTCCTCCTTCAGTCACCTGGGCGTCGCCGTTGACCGGTACGTGTCCGTGGTGCACGGCATATCGTACCACCGCCTCATGCGATACCGACTCGCCGCCGGCTACATCGTGTGCGTGTGGATCTCATGCCTGTTGTACAGCCTCTTGCCTTACATGGGCATCGGCGACAACGAGGACTACCCGTTAGGTCTGGACGCCGTCCATGTCGTATGCGACCTTAGTTACGTCTATTCCCGAATCTACATCCTAGTGACAGTCGGCATCTCGACCGTTGGCACAACCCTGACTCTGGTTTTGTACTTCTTCGTGTTCCGTGCCTCGTGGAAACACCTGAAAGCTGTGGCGTCCACCAGCGACGTTCATCAACGAGTGAAACAAGAGGCCCGGACCGCGTGCACCATGGCATTGGTGTTAACCGTGTGTATTCTGGGAGTTCTCCCATATTCCATCATAGTCCTCATCCCTTTCTTCGCCGACTTGAGCACCAGTCTGCAAGTGCACGTAAAACCGTACGTGATCTGTCTGTTCTTCGGCAAGTCATCTGTGAACCCCGTCATATATGGATGGAAGGCTAAGGACTTCAGGGCCGCCTTCCGAGAATTTTTGTGCCCTCGGAAATTGAACGGTGCGAGGCCAACGTGA